A window of the Planococcus citri chromosome 4, ihPlaCitr1.1, whole genome shotgun sequence genome harbors these coding sequences:
- the LOC135845982 gene encoding uncharacterized protein LOC135845982 isoform X2, giving the protein MLRAKIFSTVLNPYLTMSNVNRHSLQELDADFNKVKSEKPTVQRYLRSQQTTQSKFAQNDDEDIYHDALEAEAIDSTSTPAFGQAVDILSQLPKHFYKKIVAKEWQERKETLNALEQLLTNAHKLASGNYENLINALKKCSVEDMNYKVISTAANCLVMLIDKLMDSPGFNEKTCVLAEPTKDTKMEKGIKSSRKYSTCELSEKNPSIVLTAEGNSKRTCNDPICYIEKLQLRIAMSEIAIDSSNDTETKLKKMTEKHEDVVMTLTIRHHFEKMELRYWLRIGRTVETFDDPTISARSRWVDILTSLEEAKQWIDKYKKVLQKGCVKPLCTSDPRIIQNLADVIMILYENLSHFIHIFKDNAVTFDRCRYMTESPLHIFVTEEIFKINIKDVREKRGKINVHYGKDYLQLREVIFEVNRY; this is encoded by the exons ATGTTACgggccaaaattttctcaaccgTGCTTAATCCTTACTTAACCATGAGTAATGTTAACAGACATTCT CTACAGGAATTGGACGCTGATTTTAACAAAGTCAAATCAGAAAAACCCACCGTTCAACGCTACCTTCGGTCTCAGCAAACTACACAATCAAAATTTGCCCAAAACGATGACGAAGATATTTATCACGACGCTTTAGAAGCAGAAGCTATCGATTCTACTTCTACTCCAGCATTCGGTCAGGCAGTTGATATTTTATCTCAACTTCCGAaacacttttacaaaaaaatcgtgGCTAAAGAATGGCAAGAACGAAAGGAAACATTGAATGCATTGGAACAACTTTTAACAAATGCCCATAAGCTAGCAAGTGGCAATTATGAAAATCTAATCAACGCTTTAAAGAAA TGTAGTGTAGAAGACATGAACTATAAAGTAATTTCAACTGCAGCCAATTGTTTAGTAATGTTGATTGACAAATTAATGGATTCTCCAGGGTTCAACGAAAAGACATGCGTGTTGGCTGAACCAACGAAAGATACTAAAATGGAAAAG ggTATCAAAAGCAGTAGAAAATACTCCACTTGTGagttatcagaaaaaaatccttCCATTGTCTTAACGGCTGAAGGTAATAGTAAAAGGACTTGCAATGACCCGATTTGTTATATTGAAAAACTACAATTGAGGATTGCAATGTCAGAGATCGCTATTGATTCTTCCAATGAtactgaaacaaaattgaagaaaatgact GAAAAGCACGAAGACGTTGTGATGACTTTAACCATTCGACACCATTTTGAAAAGATGGAATTGCGGTATTGGTTGCGAATTGGCAGAACCGTAGAAACTTTTGACGATCCGACCATTTCAGCAAGAAGTCGATGGGTGGACATTTTGACATCGTTGGAAGAAGCTAAACAATGGATAGATAAATATAAGAAGGTTTTACAAAAAGGATGTGTAAAACCGTTATGCACTTCTGATCCTAGAATCATTCAGAATTTAGCAGATGTTATAATGATTCTGTATGAGAATTTGTCCCATTTCATCCATATATTTAAAGATAACGCAGTGACGTTTGATAGGTGCAGATATATGACGGAATCGCCTTTGCATATATTCGTtactgaagaaattttcaagataaatATAAAGGATGTTCGCGAAAAACGTGGAAAAATAAATGTCCACTATGGAAAAGATTATCTTCAATTACGTGAAGTGATATTTGAGGTGAATCGGTACTGA
- the LOC135845982 gene encoding uncharacterized protein LOC135845982 isoform X1 has protein sequence MFQDNIMLRAKIFSTVLNPYLTMSNVNRHSLQELDADFNKVKSEKPTVQRYLRSQQTTQSKFAQNDDEDIYHDALEAEAIDSTSTPAFGQAVDILSQLPKHFYKKIVAKEWQERKETLNALEQLLTNAHKLASGNYENLINALKKCSVEDMNYKVISTAANCLVMLIDKLMDSPGFNEKTCVLAEPTKDTKMEKGIKSSRKYSTCELSEKNPSIVLTAEGNSKRTCNDPICYIEKLQLRIAMSEIAIDSSNDTETKLKKMTEKHEDVVMTLTIRHHFEKMELRYWLRIGRTVETFDDPTISARSRWVDILTSLEEAKQWIDKYKKVLQKGCVKPLCTSDPRIIQNLADVIMILYENLSHFIHIFKDNAVTFDRCRYMTESPLHIFVTEEIFKINIKDVREKRGKINVHYGKDYLQLREVIFEVNRY, from the exons ATGTTTCAGGATAATATAATGTTACgggccaaaattttctcaaccgTGCTTAATCCTTACTTAACCATGAGTAATGTTAACAGACATTCT CTACAGGAATTGGACGCTGATTTTAACAAAGTCAAATCAGAAAAACCCACCGTTCAACGCTACCTTCGGTCTCAGCAAACTACACAATCAAAATTTGCCCAAAACGATGACGAAGATATTTATCACGACGCTTTAGAAGCAGAAGCTATCGATTCTACTTCTACTCCAGCATTCGGTCAGGCAGTTGATATTTTATCTCAACTTCCGAaacacttttacaaaaaaatcgtgGCTAAAGAATGGCAAGAACGAAAGGAAACATTGAATGCATTGGAACAACTTTTAACAAATGCCCATAAGCTAGCAAGTGGCAATTATGAAAATCTAATCAACGCTTTAAAGAAA TGTAGTGTAGAAGACATGAACTATAAAGTAATTTCAACTGCAGCCAATTGTTTAGTAATGTTGATTGACAAATTAATGGATTCTCCAGGGTTCAACGAAAAGACATGCGTGTTGGCTGAACCAACGAAAGATACTAAAATGGAAAAG ggTATCAAAAGCAGTAGAAAATACTCCACTTGTGagttatcagaaaaaaatccttCCATTGTCTTAACGGCTGAAGGTAATAGTAAAAGGACTTGCAATGACCCGATTTGTTATATTGAAAAACTACAATTGAGGATTGCAATGTCAGAGATCGCTATTGATTCTTCCAATGAtactgaaacaaaattgaagaaaatgact GAAAAGCACGAAGACGTTGTGATGACTTTAACCATTCGACACCATTTTGAAAAGATGGAATTGCGGTATTGGTTGCGAATTGGCAGAACCGTAGAAACTTTTGACGATCCGACCATTTCAGCAAGAAGTCGATGGGTGGACATTTTGACATCGTTGGAAGAAGCTAAACAATGGATAGATAAATATAAGAAGGTTTTACAAAAAGGATGTGTAAAACCGTTATGCACTTCTGATCCTAGAATCATTCAGAATTTAGCAGATGTTATAATGATTCTGTATGAGAATTTGTCCCATTTCATCCATATATTTAAAGATAACGCAGTGACGTTTGATAGGTGCAGATATATGACGGAATCGCCTTTGCATATATTCGTtactgaagaaattttcaagataaatATAAAGGATGTTCGCGAAAAACGTGGAAAAATAAATGTCCACTATGGAAAAGATTATCTTCAATTACGTGAAGTGATATTTGAGGTGAATCGGTACTGA